From one Paenibacillus terrae HPL-003 genomic stretch:
- a CDS encoding U32 family peptidase, whose translation MKSAVRREDVELLAPAGDWDCMRAAVANGADAIFFGVEKFNARARANNFRMEELPEIMAFLHSYGVKGFLTFNILVFENELEDAKELVDACVDAGVDALLAQDMGLVKMIRDISPDFPIHGSTQMTITSPEAVEFTKPYNIERVVLGRENNLKQIQKIGEQARLPMEVFVHGALCVSYSGQCLTSEMWGGRSANRGECAQACRLPYDLMVDGEQKPMADVTYLLSPKDLAAIDLLPELIDAGVISFKIEGRLKTPEYVANVVSKYRKAIDKYFDGDTSKTSKEDIRELQQSFSRGFTHGFLEGTNNKKLVDGTFPKSRGVYLGRVEQILRDSVVCRIDAPLKRGDGIVFDAGDPTQKEEGGRVYDIRRKGVKIEGEAGEGWIIDIVAGRNDVDLRRVHVGDRIWKTNDPALDKRLRQTYDTDKPYRVFPVHVRVSGSPGQPLSTWWTDVQKGTTVRVDSELELEIAQKRPMTRELLEEQFGRLGGTVFQLEELDVHLHGDVIVPMRELNSIRRQAVELLAGERPKPPVYTKRAVEVYGDASVPASPVARGQAELTALCRSLPQVEAALEAGVEFIYADFEFIKQFPAAVEAVHAAGRRIALATPRIHMPGENGYHNNILRLKPDAVLVRNPGALYFYMRHRLENPDAHHPQLIGDFSLNVANHKAADLFLDSGCDLVTPSYDLNIQQMVDMLRRTRTDKLEIVIQQHMPMFHTEHCVYCTFMSEGTDYTNCGRPCEDHRASLRDRIGMSHPVRVDEGCRNTVYNAIEQSGAEYLSNFMELGVSRYRVEFLEETPEQVREVIDLYNRALRGEISGTQVWKTLKATNQLGVTRGQLVK comes from the coding sequence ATGAAATCAGCAGTACGAAGAGAAGATGTCGAGCTTCTGGCACCAGCCGGTGACTGGGATTGTATGCGTGCGGCGGTGGCGAATGGAGCCGATGCGATCTTTTTCGGAGTAGAAAAGTTCAATGCACGGGCGCGAGCGAACAATTTCCGTATGGAGGAACTGCCTGAAATTATGGCGTTTTTGCATAGCTATGGGGTTAAGGGCTTTTTGACATTCAATATATTGGTGTTTGAAAATGAGCTGGAGGATGCCAAGGAACTGGTCGATGCCTGCGTGGATGCGGGTGTGGACGCGTTGCTTGCTCAGGATATGGGCTTGGTGAAAATGATTCGCGATATTTCCCCGGATTTTCCGATCCATGGCTCTACCCAGATGACGATTACCTCGCCGGAGGCGGTAGAGTTTACGAAACCGTACAACATTGAGCGGGTCGTGCTCGGACGTGAAAATAACTTAAAACAGATTCAAAAAATAGGGGAGCAGGCGAGACTTCCGATGGAAGTATTCGTGCATGGCGCGTTATGTGTATCTTACTCGGGCCAATGCTTGACTTCTGAAATGTGGGGCGGACGCTCTGCGAACCGTGGCGAATGCGCACAGGCATGCCGTTTGCCTTACGATCTGATGGTGGATGGTGAGCAAAAGCCGATGGCTGATGTGACGTATCTGCTGTCACCTAAAGACTTGGCTGCCATTGATCTGCTGCCGGAGTTGATTGACGCGGGCGTCATTTCTTTTAAAATCGAAGGGCGTCTGAAAACGCCTGAATATGTAGCCAACGTGGTCAGCAAGTACCGTAAGGCGATTGATAAGTATTTTGATGGTGATACTTCCAAGACCAGCAAAGAAGATATCCGCGAGCTTCAGCAAAGCTTTTCACGCGGCTTTACGCACGGTTTTCTGGAAGGAACGAATAATAAGAAGCTGGTTGACGGTACGTTCCCGAAAAGCCGAGGTGTGTATCTGGGGCGGGTGGAACAAATACTTCGTGACAGTGTAGTATGCCGTATTGATGCGCCGCTGAAGCGTGGCGACGGTATTGTATTCGATGCGGGAGATCCCACGCAAAAAGAAGAAGGCGGACGCGTATACGATATCCGCCGCAAGGGCGTAAAGATCGAAGGCGAAGCCGGAGAAGGCTGGATCATCGATATCGTAGCGGGACGCAACGATGTCGATCTGCGCCGTGTACATGTCGGCGACCGCATTTGGAAGACCAACGACCCGGCGCTGGACAAGCGTCTGCGCCAGACGTATGACACCGACAAGCCGTACCGTGTCTTCCCGGTACATGTGCGTGTCAGCGGCTCTCCAGGGCAGCCGCTGTCGACCTGGTGGACCGATGTGCAGAAAGGCACGACGGTCCGGGTGGATTCCGAGCTGGAACTTGAAATCGCCCAGAAGCGTCCAATGACGCGCGAACTGCTTGAGGAGCAGTTCGGCCGACTGGGCGGAACGGTGTTCCAGCTGGAAGAGCTGGACGTCCATCTGCATGGGGACGTCATCGTGCCGATGCGCGAGCTGAACAGCATCCGCCGTCAGGCGGTGGAATTGCTCGCGGGCGAGCGCCCCAAACCGCCCGTGTACACGAAGCGGGCGGTAGAGGTGTATGGCGATGCATCGGTTCCCGCATCGCCAGTGGCACGCGGTCAGGCAGAGCTGACCGCGCTGTGCCGCAGCCTCCCGCAGGTTGAGGCTGCGCTGGAGGCCGGCGTGGAGTTCATCTACGCCGACTTCGAGTTCATCAAGCAATTCCCGGCAGCCGTAGAGGCTGTACACGCCGCAGGGCGTCGAATTGCACTGGCGACCCCGCGTATTCACATGCCAGGTGAAAACGGCTACCACAACAACATCCTGCGGCTCAAGCCGGATGCTGTGCTGGTACGCAATCCGGGGGCGCTGTACTTCTACATGCGTCATCGGTTGGAAAATCCGGACGCACATCATCCGCAGCTGATCGGTGACTTCTCGCTGAATGTCGCCAACCACAAAGCGGCTGATCTGTTCCTGGATTCCGGCTGTGACCTGGTTACGCCGTCGTATGACCTGAACATCCAGCAAATGGTCGATATGCTCAGACGCACACGTACCGATAAGCTGGAGATCGTGATCCAGCAGCATATGCCGATGTTCCATACCGAACATTGTGTATACTGCACCTTCATGAGCGAAGGCACGGACTACACCAACTGCGGGCGTCCGTGTGAGGACCATCGCGCATCTCTGCGCGACCGGATTGGTATGTCTCACCCGGTTCGCGTGGACGAAGGCTGTCGCAACACGGTATACAACGCCATCGAGCAATCAGGTGCCGAGTACCTGTCCAACTTTATGGAGCTGGGCGTGTCCCGCTACCGCGTGGAGTTTTTGGAGGAGACACCAGAGCAGGTACGAGAGGTAATTGACCTCTATAACCGTGCTCTGCGCGGAGAAATCAGCGGTACGCAGGTTTGGAAGACGCTTAAAGCGACGAACCAGCTTGGCGTTACACGTGGGCAACTGGTGAAGTAA
- a CDS encoding stalk domain-containing protein, producing MKHIQRKMMHKLGAGAVALSVLLSALPAVAADNDKTILELRLQGGSNTAIVNGQNASIAKPYSKSGALMVPAGVFKKAFKSKIRLAEDNVVKISSGARVVSLTIGSRTAWVSGHKVTLPAPPEMSSGILMVPLRQVAEGLGGKLEKNGAGIVIRMEAQEEAGTVAEETPSIDNDEGKTQIGNSYYDWSMNYPTGLVIGQGGGDESISTFMDENSAYYMEVHTASQPVPLNADDLLQQLVQAAKETGEIVVDRKSFPKSKVPYARVITKDGDGVLWENRQYYDNGRLYVIYFSDAKATNYKDLAQYAGLLNSFKTSFNAQDKSIKDLSTVVGGTREAGNPDYGVSLSIPAGWKMDDQRMQYESNDGSSFRVKVTSAPADGKLENWGQQLQKWLSDSFVSTAYEAQKTYPLEVAGIQGLVQEYRYNFGDGWVKEYNVLIQQNGYRYLAEYAVPEKVSKGNDRFNALISSLQIDFQTVASNFGQLEEDDYLADKTKTVKKASKAYEYTVNIPRYWTAISDQFELGDVEYQFTGGRFSIKVDNDQSFELTVSQLKDFYDKQGKSYKNLKVEEVKDVTFAGVPAVSFTFHRVEEGIGYTGRQIVLERDGKTYTVATTLNDANNTGVQSNALDSTLNSFMFVK from the coding sequence GTGAAGCATATCCAAAGAAAAATGATGCATAAGCTGGGAGCTGGTGCCGTTGCATTGTCCGTTTTGCTATCTGCTTTGCCGGCAGTTGCGGCGGACAACGATAAAACGATCTTGGAGCTGCGTCTGCAAGGCGGCAGCAACACAGCCATTGTGAACGGCCAGAATGCAAGTATTGCAAAACCTTATTCGAAAAGCGGTGCGCTGATGGTTCCGGCTGGTGTGTTCAAAAAAGCATTTAAAAGCAAAATCCGGCTGGCGGAAGATAATGTGGTCAAAATTAGCAGCGGCGCTCGCGTCGTATCGCTAACCATCGGTAGCCGTACAGCCTGGGTGAGCGGTCATAAGGTGACGCTCCCCGCTCCACCGGAAATGTCATCAGGTATCCTGATGGTTCCACTGCGTCAAGTAGCAGAAGGTCTCGGGGGTAAGCTGGAGAAGAATGGTGCGGGAATTGTCATTCGGATGGAGGCGCAAGAAGAGGCAGGTACGGTAGCGGAAGAGACGCCGAGCATTGATAATGATGAGGGCAAGACGCAGATCGGGAACAGCTACTACGATTGGTCAATGAACTATCCGACAGGACTCGTCATCGGTCAGGGTGGCGGGGATGAGAGCATCTCCACATTTATGGACGAGAATAGTGCGTATTATATGGAAGTGCATACGGCCTCACAGCCGGTTCCGTTGAATGCGGACGATCTTCTCCAACAATTGGTGCAAGCAGCCAAGGAGACGGGAGAAATCGTTGTAGATCGAAAATCCTTCCCGAAATCGAAGGTACCTTATGCGCGTGTCATTACGAAGGATGGAGACGGCGTGTTGTGGGAAAACCGTCAGTATTATGACAACGGACGATTGTATGTCATTTATTTTTCCGATGCCAAAGCAACGAACTATAAGGATCTCGCACAGTATGCGGGTCTGTTAAATTCCTTCAAGACTTCCTTCAATGCGCAGGATAAAAGTATTAAAGACTTGTCCACCGTCGTAGGAGGCACACGCGAGGCTGGTAATCCTGACTATGGTGTGTCACTCAGCATACCCGCAGGCTGGAAAATGGATGATCAGCGGATGCAATATGAGAGCAATGATGGATCGAGCTTCCGTGTGAAAGTAACCTCAGCTCCAGCGGATGGGAAATTGGAGAACTGGGGTCAGCAGCTGCAAAAGTGGCTGAGTGATTCATTTGTATCTACAGCTTATGAGGCCCAGAAGACGTATCCGCTTGAGGTTGCAGGGATTCAGGGGCTGGTTCAGGAGTATCGTTATAACTTTGGCGACGGATGGGTTAAGGAATACAATGTGCTGATTCAGCAAAATGGATACCGCTATCTGGCTGAATACGCTGTGCCGGAAAAAGTAAGCAAAGGGAATGATCGGTTCAATGCGCTCATTTCCTCGCTTCAAATCGACTTCCAAACCGTAGCGAGCAACTTCGGACAACTGGAAGAGGACGACTATCTGGCAGACAAAACGAAAACGGTCAAAAAGGCTTCCAAAGCCTATGAGTACACGGTGAATATTCCACGATACTGGACAGCGATTAGTGACCAATTTGAATTGGGTGATGTGGAATACCAGTTTACCGGAGGACGCTTTTCCATTAAAGTCGATAATGACCAATCGTTCGAGTTAACGGTATCTCAGCTCAAGGACTTTTACGATAAGCAGGGTAAAAGCTACAAAAACCTCAAGGTTGAAGAGGTTAAGGACGTGACGTTCGCCGGGGTTCCGGCAGTTTCCTTTACATTCCACCGCGTGGAAGAAGGCATTGGCTATACAGGCCGCCAAATTGTTCTGGAGCGTGACGGAAAAACGTATACCGTGGCAACGACGCTGAATGACGCGAACAATACGGGCGTGCAGTCTAACGCACTGGATTCGACGCTGAATTCGTTTATGTTTGTGAAATAG
- a CDS encoding S1C family serine protease has translation MRNMGKRAVILALGSALCVSGTAGAASSGTALKAKVINGGVYVNVGDVNKALGTSGAYNSANGTYTLSTDRVPQVVKNVSPSVVGIIGRSATGQTVAGGDRYNLAHGTGVIIRTDGWIVTNAHVIEGLNDAVVVTSDGKSYSITDSYSDPISDLALVKIKASGLKPATLAGSPNNLQVGEQVVAIGTPISFSLRNSATSGVVSGLNRGVNAAYRLIQSDTAINPGNSGGPLVNLKGEVIGINTMKFSAVGIENMGFSIPSDTVKYVIAQFFKYGEVRRASLGLGLEESWSAIVGLPTEDPLKVTKITSASTVQAKIKEGDELYSINGKRVASVIDVNEMLKSYQPGQTVSLLMQTDGDIVKRKLVLSQDNGEIYESIQTGEDSGDSDESADDGNVVPSKEASESVQEAASTGK, from the coding sequence ATGCGTAACATGGGGAAAAGGGCGGTCATACTTGCTTTGGGCAGCGCTTTGTGTGTATCTGGAACAGCAGGTGCAGCTAGCAGCGGAACCGCTTTGAAGGCAAAAGTCATTAACGGCGGAGTCTATGTCAATGTAGGCGATGTGAATAAAGCACTAGGAACCAGCGGCGCGTATAACAGCGCGAATGGTACATATACGTTATCGACAGATCGTGTGCCGCAGGTGGTTAAAAACGTATCTCCCTCTGTGGTAGGCATCATCGGTCGCTCAGCAACGGGACAAACCGTGGCAGGCGGAGATCGGTACAACCTTGCTCACGGCACAGGGGTCATCATTCGGACAGATGGATGGATTGTCACGAATGCGCACGTCATTGAAGGATTAAATGACGCTGTGGTCGTGACCTCGGACGGTAAATCTTACAGTATTACAGATAGCTACAGCGATCCGATCAGTGACTTGGCATTGGTTAAAATCAAAGCAAGCGGCCTCAAGCCTGCTACCCTAGCAGGCTCGCCGAATAATCTACAGGTGGGAGAGCAGGTCGTGGCTATCGGTACGCCTATTTCTTTTTCCCTGCGTAATTCGGCAACTTCGGGTGTCGTCAGCGGATTGAACCGTGGTGTTAACGCTGCTTATCGTCTTATCCAAAGCGATACCGCAATCAATCCTGGTAACAGCGGCGGTCCGCTTGTAAACCTCAAGGGCGAGGTAATCGGGATCAATACGATGAAATTTTCGGCTGTGGGTATTGAAAATATGGGCTTTTCGATTCCTTCGGATACGGTGAAATATGTTATTGCTCAATTTTTTAAGTATGGTGAGGTTCGGCGTGCCAGTCTTGGCCTAGGGCTGGAAGAGAGCTGGTCGGCTATTGTGGGGCTGCCTACGGAGGACCCTCTGAAAGTCACGAAAATTACTTCGGCTAGTACTGTTCAGGCCAAAATCAAGGAAGGCGATGAACTGTATAGCATTAACGGCAAGCGTGTGGCTTCCGTGATCGACGTTAACGAGATGCTTAAAAGCTATCAGCCGGGTCAGACGGTGAGCTTGCTCATGCAGACGGACGGCGATATTGTAAAACGCAAGTTGGTACTGTCACAGGATAATGGCGAAATCTATGAATCTATTCAGACCGGAGAGGATTCCGGGGACTCGGATGAGTCGGCTGATGATGGCAATGTAGTGCCTTCCAAGGAAGCATCTGAGTCAGTCCAAGAGGCGGCATCTACAGGGAAGTAA
- a CDS encoding nitrite/sulfite reductase has protein sequence MAYEPIWSAHPDKLNKFEFAKLEKDGLDVIRTIIENYASEGFDSISADDMDRFKWAGVYQQKPKDGHFMMRVRINTGIMTSAQAHALADISTLYGRGLVDVTTRQAIQFHWLTVQDLPDIFERLEKVDLYSFEACGDCPRTIVGNPLAGIDPNELVDTKDIVDEVNRFFVLNRDFSNLPRKYKMSISGNTYNNAQAEINDLSFTPATKVINGEEVIGFHVMVGGGLSAKPHLAQSLDLFVRPDEVLKVSIAVTTIFRDYGYREKRHHARLKFLIADWGPEKFLAKLTEYIGEMPGRGEDKTIGWQAAYFDGVHPQAQQGLNYVGLNVPVGRLDADELHELADLADRYGDGQIRTTMSQNILLSGVPDDQVDELLQAPVLQRLTPRPKHFMSRTVSCTGNEFCNLAIVETKKRAIDVAEYLDQHVDLDEKVRIHFIGCPNSCGQKNIADIGLQGSLIKTPEGMADAFDIAVGGALGPGAQFNKALKGRVRGDQVGPVLAELILFYKENRNAGETFHAYVQRVGIPTFQEKLSAILQSSTVAS, from the coding sequence ATGGCTTACGAACCAATCTGGAGCGCTCATCCCGATAAACTGAACAAATTCGAATTTGCCAAGCTGGAAAAGGACGGCCTCGACGTCATACGCACCATTATCGAAAACTATGCAAGTGAAGGCTTCGATTCAATCTCTGCGGACGATATGGATCGTTTCAAATGGGCCGGAGTGTATCAGCAGAAGCCCAAGGATGGTCATTTCATGATGCGTGTCCGCATCAACACAGGTATCATGACTTCAGCGCAGGCACATGCATTGGCGGACATATCCACGCTGTACGGACGTGGCCTTGTTGATGTCACCACTCGTCAGGCAATTCAATTTCACTGGCTGACGGTCCAAGACTTACCTGATATTTTCGAGCGGTTGGAAAAAGTCGATTTGTATTCCTTTGAAGCCTGCGGCGACTGCCCGCGTACCATTGTTGGCAATCCGCTGGCTGGCATTGATCCGAATGAATTGGTCGACACCAAGGACATTGTGGATGAAGTCAACCGTTTTTTCGTGTTAAATCGGGACTTTTCCAATCTGCCGCGTAAATACAAAATGTCCATCTCCGGTAATACGTACAATAACGCGCAAGCTGAAATTAACGATTTGTCCTTTACGCCAGCCACTAAGGTGATCAACGGAGAAGAAGTCATCGGCTTCCATGTGATGGTCGGTGGGGGCTTATCCGCCAAGCCGCATTTGGCGCAATCGCTGGACCTGTTTGTCCGTCCTGATGAAGTTTTGAAGGTTTCCATTGCAGTCACCACCATTTTCCGTGATTACGGCTATCGGGAAAAACGACACCATGCTCGCCTGAAATTCCTCATCGCCGATTGGGGCCCGGAAAAGTTTTTAGCCAAGCTCACCGAGTATATCGGCGAAATGCCCGGTCGGGGCGAGGATAAAACGATCGGCTGGCAAGCAGCTTATTTTGACGGCGTGCATCCACAAGCGCAGCAGGGTCTAAACTATGTTGGCCTGAACGTTCCAGTCGGCCGTCTGGATGCTGACGAGCTGCACGAGCTGGCCGACCTGGCTGACCGCTACGGTGATGGACAGATTCGTACTACCATGTCGCAAAATATTTTGCTGAGTGGCGTTCCGGACGACCAAGTGGACGAATTACTACAGGCTCCTGTGCTACAACGCCTGACGCCACGGCCCAAACATTTTATGAGCCGTACAGTTTCATGCACCGGGAATGAATTCTGCAATCTGGCGATTGTGGAGACTAAAAAGCGGGCGATTGACGTTGCCGAGTATTTAGATCAGCACGTAGATCTGGATGAAAAAGTGCGCATTCATTTCATCGGCTGCCCGAATTCCTGCGGACAAAAGAATATTGCAGACATCGGTCTGCAAGGCTCGCTTATTAAGACACCCGAAGGCATGGCCGACGCGTTCGACATTGCTGTCGGCGGAGCGCTCGGACCGGGTGCCCAGTTCAATAAAGCGCTCAAAGGCCGCGTACGTGGTGATCAGGTCGGCCCTGTGTTGGCAGAACTGATTCTGTTTTACAAAGAAAATCGAAATGCCGGTGAAACTTTCCATGCGTATGTACAACGGGTAGGCATTCCGACTTTTCAGGAAAAGTTGTCTGCTATTTTGCAGTCCAGCACCGTCGCTTCCTGA
- the uvrA gene encoding excinuclease ABC subunit UvrA translates to MANESIIIKGARAHNLKNIDVTIPRDKFVVLTGLSGSGKSSLAFDTIYAEGQRRYVESLSAYARQFLGQMEKPDVDSIDGLSPAISIDQKTTSRNPRSTVGTVTEIYDYLRLLFARIGHPHCPEHGIEITSQTVEQMVDRILQYPEKTRLQILAPVVSGRKGEHKTLFADIAKQGFVRVRVNGELRELSEKIELEKNKKHSIEVVVDRIVVKEDVRARLSDSIETALNLSGGQLLVDMMGQEELRFSSNFACPICGFSIDELSPRMFSFNSPFGACPDCDGLGVKMVVDPDLLIPDPEKSVEDGAFQAWSGGTSTYYPQFLQSVCEHYSIPQNIPVSQLTTEQMNTILHGTGDQKIRFRYENDFGQRKEAYVTFEGIIPNLERRYRDTASDGIREFIEGFMSAKPCNTCKGHRLKKETLAVTIQERNIAYVTDLSIGEASQFFKTLVLSEKERSIANLIFKEINSRLGFLVNVGLEYLTLSRAAGTLSGGEAQRIRLATQIGSSLMGVLYILDEPSIGLHQRDNDRLISALEHMRNLGNTLIVVEHDEDTMMAADYIIDIGPGAGIHGGMIMSQGTPQEVMEDPNSLTGQYLSGRKFIPVNTERRKPTDKWLEVRGAKENNLKNLNVKIPLGVFTAVTGVSGSGKSTLVNEILYKTLARDLNRARVRPGQHKEIRGLENIDKVVEIDQSPIGRTPRSNPATYTGVFDDIRDLFSQTNEAKVRGYKKGRFSFNIKGGRCEACRGDGIIKIEMHFLPDVYVPCEVCKGKRYNRETLEVKYKSKSIADVLEMTVEDATEFFQNIPKIHRKIQTLMDVGLGYIKLGQPATTLSGGEAQRVKLASELYRRSTGKTIYILDEPTTGLHVHDIDRLLTVLHRLVDSGETVLVIEHNLDVIKTADYLIDLGPEGGSGGGTILATGTPEQLVKVEESYTGRYLKPILERDTQRSQALQTADL, encoded by the coding sequence TTGGCGAATGAAAGCATCATCATCAAAGGCGCTCGGGCGCATAATCTCAAAAATATTGACGTAACTATCCCAAGGGACAAATTTGTCGTCCTCACGGGCCTAAGTGGCTCAGGTAAATCGTCACTGGCTTTCGATACGATCTATGCAGAAGGACAGCGGCGTTATGTGGAGTCTTTATCCGCGTATGCGCGTCAGTTCCTGGGGCAGATGGAGAAGCCGGACGTGGATTCCATTGACGGACTGTCTCCTGCGATTTCCATTGACCAAAAGACTACGAGCCGTAATCCGCGTTCTACCGTCGGTACGGTTACAGAGATTTATGACTATTTGCGGCTGCTGTTTGCCCGAATTGGTCACCCTCATTGTCCTGAGCATGGCATTGAAATTACATCACAAACGGTTGAACAAATGGTGGACCGCATTTTGCAATACCCGGAAAAGACAAGACTGCAAATTTTGGCCCCGGTAGTTTCGGGACGCAAAGGCGAGCATAAAACGCTATTCGCGGATATTGCCAAGCAAGGTTTTGTACGGGTGCGTGTCAATGGCGAGCTGCGCGAGTTGTCCGAAAAGATCGAGCTGGAGAAGAACAAGAAGCATTCCATTGAAGTGGTTGTAGACCGGATCGTAGTGAAGGAGGATGTGCGTGCACGTCTATCTGATTCTATTGAGACAGCATTGAATCTTTCGGGAGGTCAGTTGCTGGTGGACATGATGGGGCAAGAAGAGCTGCGCTTTAGTTCTAATTTTGCCTGCCCGATCTGTGGTTTCAGTATAGACGAGCTGTCGCCGCGGATGTTTTCATTTAACAGTCCGTTCGGTGCTTGCCCGGATTGTGACGGATTGGGCGTTAAAATGGTGGTCGACCCCGACCTGCTCATTCCTGACCCGGAGAAAAGTGTAGAAGATGGAGCATTTCAGGCGTGGAGTGGAGGAACTTCCACCTATTATCCGCAATTTTTGCAGTCCGTATGCGAGCATTATAGTATTCCACAGAACATTCCTGTCAGCCAGCTGACCACGGAACAAATGAACACCATATTACATGGAACGGGTGACCAGAAGATCCGATTCCGTTATGAAAATGATTTTGGACAACGCAAGGAAGCCTACGTAACCTTCGAGGGAATTATCCCGAATCTGGAGCGTCGTTATCGTGACACGGCTTCTGACGGTATCCGTGAATTTATTGAAGGATTTATGAGCGCAAAGCCGTGTAATACCTGTAAGGGACATCGTTTGAAGAAAGAAACCCTGGCGGTGACTATTCAGGAGCGTAACATTGCCTATGTAACTGATTTGTCCATCGGCGAAGCGTCTCAATTTTTCAAAACGCTGGTGTTGAGTGAGAAGGAGCGGTCAATTGCCAACCTCATTTTTAAGGAAATCAACAGCCGTTTGGGATTCCTCGTTAATGTTGGATTGGAGTACCTGACCTTAAGTCGTGCAGCCGGCACGTTATCCGGTGGTGAGGCACAACGTATCCGGTTGGCGACACAGATCGGTTCCAGCCTGATGGGCGTACTGTATATTTTGGACGAGCCAAGTATCGGGTTGCATCAGCGGGATAATGACCGCCTGATTAGTGCATTGGAGCATATGCGGAATCTCGGGAATACGCTGATTGTGGTGGAACATGACGAAGATACGATGATGGCGGCCGATTATATTATTGATATCGGGCCAGGGGCCGGAATCCACGGTGGGATGATCATGTCACAGGGTACCCCGCAGGAAGTCATGGAAGACCCGAACTCCTTAACCGGGCAATATTTGAGCGGTCGCAAGTTCATTCCGGTTAATACCGAGCGGCGCAAGCCTACCGATAAGTGGCTGGAGGTCCGCGGGGCTAAGGAGAATAATCTCAAAAATTTGAATGTTAAAATCCCGTTAGGCGTTTTCACGGCTGTTACTGGTGTATCCGGTTCCGGGAAGTCAACGCTGGTCAACGAAATTCTATACAAAACGCTGGCGCGTGATCTGAACCGGGCGAGAGTACGTCCAGGTCAACATAAGGAAATTCGCGGGCTTGAAAATATCGATAAAGTCGTTGAGATTGATCAGTCTCCGATTGGCCGCACGCCGCGTTCAAATCCTGCAACCTACACCGGGGTATTTGATGATATTCGTGATTTATTTTCACAAACAAATGAGGCTAAGGTGCGTGGCTACAAAAAAGGTCGCTTTAGCTTTAACATTAAGGGTGGTCGCTGTGAGGCTTGTAGGGGCGACGGCATTATCAAGATTGAAATGCACTTTCTGCCGGATGTATACGTTCCGTGTGAAGTGTGCAAGGGCAAACGCTATAATCGGGAAACCCTTGAAGTTAAGTACAAAAGTAAAAGCATTGCCGATGTGCTGGAAATGACAGTAGAAGATGCGACAGAGTTCTTCCAAAACATCCCGAAAATTCATCGCAAGATTCAGACGCTAATGGATGTAGGTTTGGGGTATATCAAGCTGGGTCAGCCTGCGACTACCTTATCCGGGGGCGAAGCGCAGCGCGTGAAGCTGGCTTCCGAACTGTATCGTCGCAGCACGGGTAAGACGATTTACATTTTGGACGAGCCGACAACGGGTCTGCATGTTCATGATATTGATCGATTGCTGACGGTGTTGCATCGTCTGGTAGATTCGGGAGAAACAGTACTGGTCATCGAGCATAATCTGGATGTGATTAAAACAGCCGATTATCTGATTGATTTGGGACCAGAAGGCGGTAGCGGCGGTGGAACGATTTTGGCTACTGGAACACCTGAGCAGCTCGTGAAGGTCGAAGAATCCTATACAGGACGGTATTTGAAGCCGATCCTTGAACGGGACACACAGCGCAGCCAGGCGCTTCAGACAGCCGATCTGTAG